A genomic window from Silene latifolia isolate original U9 population chromosome Y, ASM4854445v1, whole genome shotgun sequence includes:
- the LOC141626306 gene encoding ceramide synthase LOH2-like: MEAAKIFKYSEKELAASIFFGFFAVSWLMLRLIYFPFWVIRATSYLMGDHMNLSEPYPRSLYYVFNTMLLMLLVFDVYWWILICSMIRRQLRNKGKVGEDIRSDSEDDE; this comes from the exons ATGGAAGCTGCTAAGATATTCAAATATTCTGAAAAAGAACTTGCAGCAAGTATATTCTTTGGTTTTTTCGCTGTCTCATGGCTTATGCTGCGACTAATATACTTTCCCTTTTGGGTTATAAGAGCCACAAG CTACTTAATGGGTGATCACATGAATCTTTCCGAACCCTATCCAAGATCGTTGTACTATGTCTTCAACACCATGCTGTTAATGTTGCTTGTTTTCGACGTGTACTGGTGGATTCTCATTTGTTCAATGATAAGGCGGCAGCTGAGAAATAAAGGAAAAGTTGGTGAAGACATAAGATCTG